From the Polyangiaceae bacterium genome, the window TTGCCCACGTCGTCTGACCCAGCGCCGATATCGTCTAGTGTCCTTTCTCCGTAGTTCCCTGCAAAAGTCGCCCGCCCCTGAGGGTGTGGGCGCAGGAGCTTTGCACCTTCGCGCTACTTTGAGACGAGGAAGCGCCGTGTTGATTTGTTCAGCGAATCACAGATTCACTTGCTGGGGCGGTCAGGGAAAACCGCTCCTGAGTGTCCAGTTCCACTCGCGTTGTCTGCTCCATGGATTCAGCTTTAAGCTCGGGTGCAACGTCAGCCCGCGCGTTCCCGCAAGCTGACGTTCTTCACCAGCCCTTGTTCGACCCACCGCTAGCGTGAGTCATGAGTCTACCGCCCCCCAACATAGACCAGCCCGATCTGAAGGGCATGAAAGCGGCCAGGCGACGCGGAGCGCCGCGCTTCGCAGGGTCGCGGCTCGGCAAGTATCACGTGGGTGCGCGGCTCGCGGCAGGTGGTGCTGCATCCGTCTATCTCGCGCGCCTCACTGGCCCCCACAACTACGAGCGGCTGCTCGCGCTGAAGATCATCCACGAGCACCTTGCCGACGAACAGGAGTTCGTCGACATGTTCCTCGATGAGGCGAACCTCGCCTCGCGTCTCGCACACCCCAACGTCGTCCATGTCTTCGAGCTCGCGCGTGAAGACGACGTGCTCTTCATGGCCATGGAGTACCTGCATGGCCAGCCGCTCAGCCAAGTGTACCGACGCTTCGTCGAGAAAGCGGAACCACTTCCCCTCGACCTCGTAGCGTGGATTGGTGCGCGCGCGGCTGACGGTCTGCACCATGCCCACGAGCTCTGTGACGAAACCGGTCGACGACTTGGGCTCGTCCATCGCGACGTGAGTCCGCAGAACGTCATTGTCACCTACGACGGCCAGGTCAAGGTCGTCGACTTCGGCATCGCACGGGCCGACGGTCGTCTCGCTCAGACTGCCATGGGGCAGATCAAGGGCAAGTTCAGCTATATGGCGCCGGAGCAGGCGCTGGGCAAACCCTACGATCACCGCTCGGACTTGTTCGCACTCGGCGCCACGCTCTACGAGCTCGCCATGGGCCGCCGCCTGTTCCGCGGGGAAGATGAGATGGAGACCTTGCGCAAGGTCATCTCCGCTGAGGTCCCCACGCCGCGGAGCATCAACCCCGATTTCCCGGTGGCGCTCGAGACGATCCTGCTCCGCGTGCTCTCCCTGGATCCCGAGCGACGCCACGCCTCCGCCAATGAGCTGGCGCGCGATCTCGATGCGTTTGCGGCAGCGGGCGGCGCCAAGGACCATGCGGAGCGCCTGGGCGAGCTGATCACGGAAGCGTTCAACGACGAGCGGGCAAAGCAAGAAGCCGCGCTGGCCAGGCTACGGGAGGCAACCGTGGTCGAGAGCGTCGGTCAACATCCGACGCTCCCCAGCGACTCGACTCAGCTGAACTCAGGTCTCGACAACGCCACCCCAGAGGTTTCGACGACCACGTCCCGCAGTCGCTCGAAGTACTGGATCGGCTTGGCACTTGCTGCGGTGGTCGCGATCTTCGTCATCGTTTCGATGAGGAAAAATCCAGACGCTGCGGCTGCCGGGGGCAACGTGGCGGTCGAGGTGACCTGGACCCCCGCCGTCCCAGCCTCGGTGAGCATCGACGGGCAGCGCGTTGAGGGTATCCCCGCGGTTACGCACCTCCCACGTGCGGAGCGCAGCGTCAGCGTCAAAATCGCCGCAGAAGGCTACGAACCGACGGAGCTCTTGGTGGTCCCCGATCGCGATCGCAGCGTGCTGCTTCGCTTGACGGAACAGCGCTTGCTCCCCCCTGAAGTACCGCCTTCGCCCATGGACGAAGTACCGAGCGCTGCGCCTGCAGCCAGCGAGGAACCGCCCACGAAGTCCGGCAAGCAGCCGCGTTGGTATGGAAAGCCTGCAGCGAAGCCAGCCACCACAGGCGCGCCAAAGTCCAAGGTGATCGACCAAAATCCGTTCTAGCGTCGCGTGCCTCGAGGGCGCTGGTTGCTTTCGGCTGGAGTTCTGGACGGCTCTGCTATGCTGGCGCCGGTGCCTGCGTCGCGCTCGACAGCTAACCATGCGGCTTCGTGGTTGAGCATCTTGCTCATCGCCGCGATGACTCAGCCAGCGTTGGCTCAGGGGGCGGAGGAGTGCGACCTAACTCCCCGAGAGTGCGGACGTCGCGCCTTCGACGCAGGGGTCGAGGCTTTCAAGAAGGAAGACTACCCCGCTGCGCTCGCGCAGTTTCGCCAAGCGTACGAGGTGCAGCAGCATCCGATCGTGGTCTTCAACCTGGCCCTCGCGGAAGCGAAGCTGAACTTGCCCCTCGAGGCAATGGAGCACTTCGAGCAACTGCTCGCGGATCCCGCCGCCGAGGCTGAACTCAAGTCGCGAGCGAAGACCGAGCTCGAGCTAGCACAGGGGTTGGTTGCGAGTGTCAGCGTGGAGTTCTTGGGATCTGACAAAGGCTCACGCAGCATCGAGCTCCAAGTGGGGGACCAATCTTCGAAAGGCGATGCACCGACGATTCGGGTCAATCCTGGCAAGTACCACGTGAGCGTTACCGTGGATGGTAAGGAGGTCGTGTCCCGCGACCTCGAGCTCGCGCCATCGGAGCGTTTCCGGCTCGCCGTCGATCAATCCGGCGCAGTGACTGCCCCTCAGGACAGCGCGCCCAAGGACGTACAGCCCGAGCAACATGGTCTCAGTCCGGTTTGGGCCTATGTCGGCGTCGGGCTAACTGCCGTCCTCGGTGGTCTAACACTGTGGAGCGGTCTCGACACTCAGGCGGCGGTTCAGGACTTCGATGAACGCGAGGCAACGCTGCCCGAAGCCGAGGCACAGGCGCTGCTGGATGACGGACACGCAAAAGAGACGCGCACCAACATTTTGATTGGAGCCACCGGCGTCGTCGGGGTGACGACCCTCGTCCTTGCCGCGTTCTTCGTGGATTGGGGGGGGAGGAAACACCCGGAGCAAGCGTTCGTCACAGGACCAGTCGTCGGGCCTGCATTGGATGGCAGTGGTCTGAGCCTGGGCTATCGCGGACGCTTCTAGTACGTTCCGCTGCATGGCCAACGAGCTGTCGTGAAGGGGCTGTCGTGAAGGGGCTGTCGTGAAGGGGCTGTCGTGAAGAGGCTGTGGTGAAGAGGCTGTGGTGAAGAAGCTGGGACGTCCATCGGGTCGCTTTACCCAACATCGGCGCATCGAGCGGCTACAAGAGATCCTCACCAAGCATCCGAAGGGCCTCTCGCTGTACGAGCTGGCGGATCACTTGGGGGTCACCGTGCGCACCATGCGCCGTTACCTCAAGGAAGTGGAGAAGGACTTCGACTTCGAGAAGACGCGGCCGCGCAGCGGTGCCCAGCTGTGGCGTATTCGTGCTTCGGAGATCCCACGCAAGGTTGAGCTCCGCCGCACCCAGGCCTACGCGCTGCTAGCGGCGCGCCGCCTGTTCGAGCCGCTGCGTGGGTCGGCTCTGTTCGATGAGATCGACATGGCGATCAACAAGCTGTTGAACTTCGCCCAGCGGCCTGGGCGCGGTCCCAACGCTGGACTCGCCGACGCTCGCCTCGAAGATCGCTTTCTCTATCTGCCGCACGCGCCGAAGAACTACATGCAAAAGACGGAAGAGCTCGATGACCTCTTCCAGGCGGTGAGTGACCTGCGCCCGCTGTCGATGGTGTACCGGCAGAGCGACAAGAAGTCTGAAGAGCGCGTGACGATTCACCCTTATGCGCTCGTGATGCACCGTGACAGCATCTACGCCGTAGGTCTCCATGCGGAAAAGAACGAGGTTCGTACGTTCGTGCTCGACCGCATGCGGGACACCGAGGCGTCGGCGACGGATCGCTTCGAGTTGCCCGAAGGCTTCTCCATCGATGAGTACTTTCAGGGCCAGTTCGGCATCTGGCGCAGCGATGACAAGCAGCAGGTCGTGATCGACTTCGATGCCCAAGCAGCGCAGTTCGTACGCATGCGCGTCGTGCACCCGAGTCAGCGGCTACAGCTCCTATCAGGGGGCGGCGTGCGACTCACGATGCAAGTCGGCAACCTGATCCCTGTACGCACCTGGGTGCTCGAGTGGGGCGCCCGCGCCCGCGTCGTGGAGCCCCCAGAGCTCGTGCAGATGGTCACCGAAGAACTCAGCGAGGCGCTGAAGAACTACAGCAAACCGGTCAAAGACAAGCCGGTAGAGAAGAAGGCCAAGAAGGCCAAGAAGCGCACAACGAGCTGAGTCCCCATCCAACCTTGCGGAGAAGCGGCTAGCGCTTCTGTCCGTAGGTCTGATCCAGCGCGCGGAAGTGGCGGTAGTAGCCGAGCACCTTGACCACGTAGGCTTGTGTCTCTGCGTAGGGTGGGATCCCGCCGTAGCGCATCACCGCGTTCTCGCCTGCGTTGTAGGCAGCGATGGTCAGCTCGAGATTGCCGTTGAAGGTATTGGCGAGGATGCGCAGGTAGCGCACGCCACCAAAGATATTCTGCCGCGGATCGAAGATGTCCGTGACCATCATGCGTTCCGCCGTCTCCGGGATCATCTGCATCAGGCCGCGGGCGTTCGCCGGCGAGAGCGCCCGGGGGTCGAAATCGCTCTCCACCTTGATCACGGCGCGCACCAGCGCCTCGGGGATTTGGTACAGCGTCGCCGCTTGACGGATGTGCACGTCGTAGCGCGTGTAGCGCTCCGGGCTCGTATCCTTAGGGAAAAACGGTTGGACCTTGAGCTTGGGCTTCTCTTTCAGGTAAAGCGAGCCCTGCTTGTTCCCTGGCACGTTGGAGAAGGAGATGGTGCCGTCCTTGTCCACGTGCTTGAAGATGTCCGCTTCCGCGCTGCCGCCAACGAGCAGCGTCGCGCTCGTGAGGAGACCGCCAGCCAGGGTAGCGCCTACGCGCCGGGGACGGCGGATGCGCAGCGCGCGTCGAGTCGTGGTTTCAGGGTCGCTCATCGTCGGCCTTCGCGCGTCGCGCGTTCTGCGATCTTAGCAGGCGAGGTGGCGAGCAGCGCAAACTCCAGGCGTTTTGCCAGCTTGGCAGCGACGTGAGCTAGGCGTTGGAGCGAGCCAGCGCGCCTAACCCCCCAAAAATCCAGAGGCCTAGGGCGCTGAAACGTGGGTCAGCAGCTGCCTTGAGTGTCAGCCTGGCAGCTGCGCGAGCGCTTTACATAAGTGGCTTTGGTGCCAGCCGCAGGCTCACTCGCCTTCGGAGAGATACGTGTAGGCGAGCATCGAGCCTTCGTAGTGGTTCATCAAGAGGCGCATCTGCTCCACGGTGATGCGGCCGCGAGACAGCGCGCGCTCCGCTTGGCGGCGCACCGAGTCGATCATCACATCCGGAGAGTACTGCACGTAGCGCAGTACGTCGCTCATGCGATCCCCGCGGATCACCTGATCGATCTCGTAGCCTTCTTCGGTCAAGCGCACGTGCACGGCGTTGGTGTCGCCGAACAGGTTGTGCAAGTCGCCGAGGATCTCCTGGTAGGCGCCGTTCAGGAACATCCCGAGGTAGTAGGGCTCGCCGTCCTTCAGCGGGTGCACCGCCAAGGTGCGGCTCGCGTCCTCTTCGACATCGATGAAGTGATCGAGCATGCCGTCGCTGTCACACGTCAGGTCAGCGAGCGTCGCGCGCACCGTGGGGCGCTCTTCCAAGCGATGGATCGGCATCACCGGGAACAACTGATCGATGGCCCAGGTGTCGGGCGCCGACTGGAACACGCTGAAGTTACAGTAGTAGATGC encodes:
- a CDS encoding serine/threonine protein kinase, with product MSLPPPNIDQPDLKGMKAARRRGAPRFAGSRLGKYHVGARLAAGGAASVYLARLTGPHNYERLLALKIIHEHLADEQEFVDMFLDEANLASRLAHPNVVHVFELAREDDVLFMAMEYLHGQPLSQVYRRFVEKAEPLPLDLVAWIGARAADGLHHAHELCDETGRRLGLVHRDVSPQNVIVTYDGQVKVVDFGIARADGRLAQTAMGQIKGKFSYMAPEQALGKPYDHRSDLFALGATLYELAMGRRLFRGEDEMETLRKVISAEVPTPRSINPDFPVALETILLRVLSLDPERRHASANELARDLDAFAAAGGAKDHAERLGELITEAFNDERAKQEAALARLREATVVESVGQHPTLPSDSTQLNSGLDNATPEVSTTTSRSRSKYWIGLALAAVVAIFVIVSMRKNPDAAAAGGNVAVEVTWTPAVPASVSIDGQRVEGIPAVTHLPRAERSVSVKIAAEGYEPTELLVVPDRDRSVLLRLTEQRLLPPEVPPSPMDEVPSAAPAASEEPPTKSGKQPRWYGKPAAKPATTGAPKSKVIDQNPF
- a CDS encoding transcriptional regulator; this encodes MVKKLGRPSGRFTQHRRIERLQEILTKHPKGLSLYELADHLGVTVRTMRRYLKEVEKDFDFEKTRPRSGAQLWRIRASEIPRKVELRRTQAYALLAARRLFEPLRGSALFDEIDMAINKLLNFAQRPGRGPNAGLADARLEDRFLYLPHAPKNYMQKTEELDDLFQAVSDLRPLSMVYRQSDKKSEERVTIHPYALVMHRDSIYAVGLHAEKNEVRTFVLDRMRDTEASATDRFELPEGFSIDEYFQGQFGIWRSDDKQQVVIDFDAQAAQFVRMRVVHPSQRLQLLSGGGVRLTMQVGNLIPVRTWVLEWGARARVVEPPELVQMVTEELSEALKNYSKPVKDKPVEKKAKKAKKRTTS
- a CDS encoding lytic transglycosylase domain-containing protein codes for the protein MSDPETTTRRALRIRRPRRVGATLAGGLLTSATLLVGGSAEADIFKHVDKDGTISFSNVPGNKQGSLYLKEKPKLKVQPFFPKDTSPERYTRYDVHIRQAATLYQIPEALVRAVIKVESDFDPRALSPANARGLMQMIPETAERMMVTDIFDPRQNIFGGVRYLRILANTFNGNLELTIAAYNAGENAVMRYGGIPPYAETQAYVVKVLGYYRHFRALDQTYGQKR